In Apium graveolens cultivar Ventura chromosome 10, ASM990537v1, whole genome shotgun sequence, the following are encoded in one genomic region:
- the LOC141689239 gene encoding FT-interacting protein 3, translating into MMQRPPHEDFSLKETKPHLGGGKATGDKLTSTYDLVEQMQYLYVRVVKARDLPAKDLTGSCDPYVEVKLGNYKGTTRHFEKRSNPEWLQIFAFSKDRIQASVLEVTVKDKDIVKDDFMGRVLFDLNEVPKRVPPDSPLAAQWYRLEDRNGNKHKGELMLAVWWGTQADEVFPEAWHSDAATVGGADSLSSIRSKVYLSPKLWYLRVNVIEAQDLIPTDKTRFPDVFVKAILGNQALRTRSSMNKSINPMWNEDLMFVAAEPFEEPLILSVEDRVAPNKDEVLGRCAIPLQYVDRRLDNKPLHTKWYTLEKHVIITEGDKKKEIKFSSRIHMRICLEGGYHVLDESTHYSSDLRPTAKQLWKSSIGVLEVGILNAQGLQPMKSKDGRATTDAYCVAKYGQKWVRTRTIIDSAAPKWNEQYTWEVFDPCTVVTVGVFDNCHLHGGDKAGGSRDSRIGKVRIRLSTLETDRVYTHSYPLLVLHPTGVKKMGEIHLAVRFTCSSLLNMMNMYSQPLLPKMHYVNPLTVSQLDSLRHQATQIVSMRLSRAEPPLRKEVVEYMLDVGSHMWSMRRSKANFFRIMAVFGGLIAVGKWFDQICNWKNPITTVLIHILFLILVLYPELILPTIFLYLFLIGVWYYRWRPRHPPHMDTRLSCADNAHPDELDEEFDTFPTSRPADMVRMRYDRLRSIAGRIQTVVGDLATQGERLQSLLSWRDPRATALFVIFCLVAAIVLYVTPFQVVALLTGFYVLRHPRFRYKLPSVPLNFFRRLPARTDCML; encoded by the coding sequence ATGATGCAGAGACCTCCACATGAAGATTTCTCCCTCAAGGAGACTAAACCTCACCTTGGTGGTGGAAAGGCCACCGGTGATAAGCTTACAAGTACCTATGACCTTGTCGAGCAAATGCAGTACCTTTATGTTAGGGTTGTCAAGGCAAGAGATTTACCAGCCAAGGATCTTACCGGTAGTTGTGACCCGTATGTTGAAGTTAAGCTTGGAAATTATAAGGGTACAACTCGTCATTTTGAGAAGAGATCAAACCCTGAATGGTTGCAGATTTTTGCCTTTTCAAAGGATCGGATTCAGGCCTCAGTGTTAGAAGTCACTGTAAAGGACAAGGATATTGTCAAGGATGATTTCATGGGCCGGGTTCTGTTTGACCTCAATGAGGTCCCTAAGCGGGTTCCTCCGGACAGTCCTCTCGCTGCACAGTGGTATAGACTGGAAGATAGGAACGGGAACAAACATAAGGGCGAGCTCATGTTGGCCGTCTGGTGGGGTACCCAAGCCGATGAAGTATTTCCTGAAGCATGGCATTCGGATGCTGCGACTGTTGGTGGTGCTGACAGCCTTTCGAGCATTCGCTCAAAGGTATATCTCTCACCCAAGCTTTGGTACCTCAGGGTCAATGTGATTGAAGCACAGGACTTGATTCCCACCGATAAAACAAGGTTTCCGGATGTATTTGTAAAGGCTATTCTAGGAAATCAAGCTCTGCGAACAAGAAGTTCTATGAACAAATCAATCAATCCAATGTGGAATGAAGATCTTATGTTTGTAGCAGCGGAACCATTTGAAGAGCCTTTAATATTGAGCGTGGAAGATAGAGTTGCACCAAACAAGGATGAAGTTTTGGGACGGTGTGCTATTCCCTTGCAGTATGTGGACAGGAGATTAGATAATAAACCACTGCATACTAAGTGGTACACACTTGAGAAGCATGTGATTATTACCGAGGGAGATAAGAAGAAGGAGATCAAATTCTCAAGTAGGATTCATATGAGAATCTGTCTGGAAGGCGGTTATCATGTTTTGGATGAATCCACGCATTACAGTAGTGATCTTAGACCGACTGCAAAACAGTTGTGGAAGTCCAGCATTGGGGTTCTTGAGGTGGGAATTCTGAATGCTCAGGGTTTGCAACCAATGAAATCAAAAGATGGGAGGGCAACAACCGATGCTTACTGTGTTGCCAAGTACGGCCAGAAGTGGGTCCGAACAAGAACAATCATTGATAGTGCTGCCCCTAAGTGGAATGAGCAGTACACCTGGGAAGTTTTTGATCCGTGCACCGTTGTAACTGTTGGAGTGTTTGATAACTGTCATCTTCATGGCGGGGACAAGGCTGGTGGATCAAGGGATTCACGGATTGGAAAGGTCAGGATTCGCCTGTCTACGCTTGAAACAGATAGAGTTTACACACATTCATATCCGCTTTTGGTTTTGCATCCAACTGGTGTCAAGAAAATGGGTGAAATTCATTTGGCGGTAAGATTTACATGCTCTTCTTTGCTAAATATGATGAACATGTACTCTCAACCACTGTTGCCCAAGATGCATTACGTTAATCCATTAACTGTTAGTCAGCTCGATAGTTTGAGGCACCAGGCCACTCAGATTGTGTCCATGAGGCTTAGTCGTGCAGAGCCGCCTCTTAGAAAAGAGGTGGTGGAGTATATGCTTGATGTTGGATCTCACATGTGGAGTATGAGAAGGAGTAAAGCTAATTTCTTTAGAATTATGGCAGTTTTCGGTGGACTGATTGCTGTTGGCAAATGGTTTGACCAGATTTGCAACTGGAAGAATCCCATAACCACTGTGCTGATACACATCTTGTTCTTGATATTGGTATTATATCCAGAACTGATACTACCAACTATTTTCCTCTACCTCTTCTTGATTGGAGTTTGGTACTACAGATGGAGGCCAAGACATCCTCCTCACATGGACACTCGCCTCTCTTGTGCTGATAATGCGCATCCTGATGAACTGGACGAGGAATTTGATACATTTCCTACTTCACGTCCTGCTGACATGGTTAGAATGAGATATGATCGTTTGAGAAGTATTGCTGGGAGGATCCAGACCGTGGTTGGTGATTTGGCAACTCAGGGGGAGAGGCTGCAGTCTTTGCTTAGCTGGAGAGATCCTAGAGCTACAGCTCTGTTTGTTATTTTCTGTTTGGTTGCTGCTATTGTTCTCTATGTCACTCCTTTCCAAGTTGTGGCCCTTCTTACCGGGTTCTATGTGTTGAGACATCCAAGGTTCCGCTACAAGCTTCCTTCTGTACCGCTCAATTTCTTTAGAAGATTGCCAGCAAGAACTGACTGCATGTTATAA
- the LOC141692192 gene encoding uncharacterized protein LOC141692192 produces MAWNIDVKTTTIANCFRHCKIRSEENDEQELGEINEGVEGLNEVISNLRYRNVMDVEHLLNYPNENDAVMESPTDEEIIESVMSTDEGTDPEPDDSNVIPSVSSKEAFQALTTLNNYLLQHEQNIPGVIFALHKVKDEINFGFGGKKKQATIDSYFNKN; encoded by the coding sequence ATGGCTTGGAATATTGATGTGAAAACAACCACAATTGCAAATTGTTTTCGGCATTGCAAGATTCGTTcagaagaaaatgatgaacaaGAACTTGGAGAAATAAATGAAGGTGTCGAAGGATTAAATGAAGTTATCTCTAATTTACGATATAGGAATGTGATGGATGTCGAGCATCTCTTAAACTATCCAAACGAGAATGATGCGGTTATGGAATCACCTACGGATGAAGAAATCATTGAGTCGGTAATGAGCACTGATGAAGGGACTGATCCTGAACCCGACGATAGCAATGTCATCCCAAGCGTGTCATCAAAGGAAGCATTTCAAGCACTCACCACTTTGAACAATTACTTGTTACAACACGAGCAAAACATACCAGGAGTTATTTTTGCTTTACATAAAGTCAAGGACGAGATTAATTTTGGCTTTGGTGGAAAGAAGAAACAAGCTACAATAGattcatattttaataagaattaa